The Candidatus Zixiibacteriota bacterium genome includes the window TTTTACTGAAAACCGCGGGCAGTGGGGCGAGAAGACATTATTTAAAGCCGAAGCCGGTGGCGCAGCGTTTTATTTCTGCAAGGATGAAGTGGCCTATCTGTTTACTAGAAATACCAACGAGATCGACCAATGCGCAATGGATCATAGAGAGAATATGCCGGGCTTTCCTGATGAAATGAGAAAACCAATCTATAAGAAAGACGCTCTACTTATTAAGGCGCAGTTCGTCGGGGCCAACCCTAATCCGGAAATGATTGGCGAAGACCGTCTGGCACACAATTGCAATTACTTCTATAGCAACAACCCAACAAAATGGCGAACCGATGTAGCCATCTACTCAACAATCATCTATAAGGATATCTACCCCAACATCGATTTGCGTTATCGTGGCAATGGCCATGGGATAAAATATGACTTTATCGTAAATCCGGGAGCTGATTTATACCAGATTCAAATCTGCTACCGCGGTGTGGAAAATCTTTCGGTGACTAATACTGGCGACCTATGTGCTCAAACATCTTTTGGGACAATTTATGAAGCCATTCCGGAAATCTATCAGGAAAAGAATGGAACGAAGGTCTCTATTTCGGGGCGTTATAGTCTGATCAAACCGGGTATTTTTGGATTTATTGTTGACAATTTTGACCCATCCTTTACGCTGATTATTGATCCAGAGATTCTTTATAGCACCTACCTTGGGGGAAGCGGCGACGATCTGGGCTGGAGTATTGCTGTCGATAACGCAGGTTGCGCTTATGTAATCGGACAGACTGCTTCCACCGATTTCCCCACACAAAATTCATACCAGCCAAATCAAGGCGGCACAGGTAATTATGATGCCTTTATTACCAAGCTATCCGCGAATGGCAAATCTCTTATTTATAGTACTTACTTGGGGGGAAGTGGTAATGAATATGGCCGTAGAATCGCAGTTGATGGCGACGGCTTAGCTTATGTGACAGGATATACTGCTTCTTCTGATTTCCCAACCAAAAATCCTTATGACGGGAGCTTTAACGGCGGCTATAGCGATGCTTTTGTAACTAAGCTTTCGGCAAATGGTGACTCCCTTATCTATAGTACTTATTTGGGGGGTAATGATGATGATGATGGCCTTGGTATTGCGGTCGATAATGCGGGTTATGCTTATGTAGCCGGGCAAACCAATTCTACCAACTTCCCTACACTAACCCCATATCAGGGTAATCAACATGGCTCTGATGTATTTGTGACCAAGCTTTCGCTAGATGGAAATTCCTTGATTTATAGTTCTTATCTTGGGGGAACTGGAAGCGATGCTGCTTATGGCATCGCGATAGATGGCTCTGGTTGCGCATATGTGACTGGTATTACCGAAGCTGCCGACTTCCCCATTCAAAACGCGTTTCAGACCAACCAATTTGGCTATGATGCATTTGTTACCAAGTTTTCAGATGAAGGCGATTCCCTCCTCTATAGCACTTACATCGGTGGAAGCGATTTTGATTATGGCAATGATATTGCGGTCGATATCGCGGGTTGTGCCTATGTAACCGGAGTTACTTCTTCCACTGATTTCCCCCTTCAGAACCCTTATCAAACCTCCCAGGCCG containing:
- a CDS encoding SBBP repeat-containing protein; amino-acid sequence: MKTLFVVLCAVIALVLCINIQAQLALGKTMDKQKIMANFSSMPLAFTENRGQWGEKTLFKAEAGGAAFYFCKDEVAYLFTRNTNEIDQCAMDHRENMPGFPDEMRKPIYKKDALLIKAQFVGANPNPEMIGEDRLAHNCNYFYSNNPTKWRTDVAIYSTIIYKDIYPNIDLRYRGNGHGIKYDFIVNPGADLYQIQICYRGVENLSVTNTGDLCAQTSFGTIYEAIPEIYQEKNGTKVSISGRYSLIKPGIFGFIVDNFDPSFTLIIDPEILYSTYLGGSGDDLGWSIAVDNAGCAYVIGQTASTDFPTQNSYQPNQGGTGNYDAFITKLSANGKSLIYSTYLGGSGNEYGRRIAVDGDGLAYVTGYTASSDFPTKNPYDGSFNGGYSDAFVTKLSANGDSLIYSTYLGGNDDDDGLGIAVDNAGYAYVAGQTNSTNFPTLTPYQGNQHGSDVFVTKLSLDGNSLIYSSYLGGTGSDAAYGIAIDGSGCAYVTGITEAADFPIQNAFQTNQFGYDAFVTKFSDEGDSLLYSTYIGGSDFDYGNDIAVDIAGCAYVTGVTSSTDFPLQNPYQTSQAGSGAFVTKLSAAGNAAVYSTYLGGDDYDEGYGICVDSYGCAYLSGRTHSVNFPTQNPLQPYQQYIDIFVTKFSPDGNSLVFSSYLGGSADEFGYDIAVDGFGSIYVTGFTASTDFPTYNAYDSSYNTHRDAIVTKINAAAMGIDDPGPTLPQTYQLLQNYPNPFNPVTTIDYSLARRAQVTIDIFNIRGQKVRTLVNETKSAGSYRIDWDGNNDTGDPVSTGIYLYRFKAGDVSQTKKMLLMK